A genome region from Corvus hawaiiensis isolate bCorHaw1 chromosome 4, bCorHaw1.pri.cur, whole genome shotgun sequence includes the following:
- the OSBPL8 gene encoding oxysterol-binding protein-related protein 8 isoform X4, with translation MVTNSDEQPITPGKMNQHQGKEGYFTPTKELLQPCLSPGTAHSHGFDKGKDEASQSKEDVAYSMSKSKSESKLFNGSEKDISQSSSKLTKKESLKVQKKNYREEKKRATKELLSTITDPSVIVMADWLKIRGTLKSWTKLWCVLKPGVLLLYKTPKNDQWVGTVLLNVCELIERPSKKDGFCFKLFHPLEQTIWATKGPKGEAVGAITLPLPSSYLIIRAASESDGRCWMDALELALKCSSLLKRTMIREGKEHDLNSSADSTHVSFYGLLRANNLHSGENLPLNDSEIERHHFKDQDTYSDKSDKENDHDHEESDNDGLGKSEESDSDTSERQDDSYVDPEPIDIKETTYLEQSHEELGEAGEAAQTEEVSEENKSLIWTLLKQVRPGMDLSKVVLPTFILEPRSFLDKLSDYYYHADFLSEAALEENAYNRMKKVVKWYLSGFYKKPKGLKKPYNPILGETFRCMWIHPRTNSKTFYIAEQVSHHPPISAFYVSNRKDGFCLSGSILAKSKFYGNSLSAILDGEGRLTFLNRGEDYVMTMPYAHCKGILYGTMTLELGGTVNITCEKTGYSATIEFKLKPFLGNNDSVNQISGKIKLGKEVLAILEGHWDSEVTISDKKTGVSETFWNPTSDMKQRRLPRYTVKFEEQDDFESEKLWQQVTKAINNKDQTEATHEKYILEEAQRKSAKERKLKGEEWTCKLFDQDSVTGEWHYKYADTRPWDPLNDMIQFEKDGTIQTKVRHRTPMVTVPKIKRKPASQKKGECGFSSPEPDNQDSSGSEAQLLKHNTRIRKKGADLGELQSAIESIKETQEDIKREIMALRNRVTSNSSPWDYHSLQFKHCVFIILMVLLQLIINFLFK, from the exons gtttTGACAAAGGGAAGGATGAAGCATCACAAAGTAAAGAGGATGTGGCATATTCTATGTCAAAAAGCAAG TCTGAATCCAAGCTTTTCAATGGCTCTGAGAAGGACATCTCTCAATCTTCAAGCAAACTTACAAAAAAAGAATCTCTCAAG gttcaaaagaaaaactacagagaagaaaagaagagagcCACAAAAGAATTACTTAGCACAATCACGGACCCCTCAGTTATTGTTATGGCTGACTGGTTGAAG ATTCGTGGTACCTTGAAAAGCTGGACCAAACTGTGGTGTGTACTGAAACCAGGAGTGTTGCTTCTTTACAAAACTCCCAAAAATGACCAGTGGGTAGGAACAGTGCTGCTGAACGTTTGTGAACTCATCGAGAGGCCTTCTAAAAAAGATGGCTTTTGTTTCAAACTTTTTCATCCTTTGGAGCAGACTATATGGGCTACAAAG GGTCCTAAAGGTGAAGCAGTTGGTGCTATAACTCTGCCATTGCCCAGCAGTTACTTGATCATCCGAGCCGCTTCAGAATCAGATG GCAGGTGTTGGATGGATGCTTTGGAGCTGGCACTGAAATGTTCAAGTCTGCTTAAACGTACAATGATTAGGGAAGGTAAAGAACACGATTTGAACTCCTCAGCAGACAGTACTCATGTCTCTTTCTATGGCCTGCTTCGTGCTAACAACCTGCACAGTGGAGAAAACTTACC GTTAAATGACAGTGAAATTGAAAGGCATCACTTTAAAGATCAAGATACGTACTCTGACAAGTCCGATAAGGAAAATGACCATGACCACGAGGAATCTGATAACGATGGATTGGGGAAAAGTGAAGAAAGCGATAGTGACACATCGGAGCGACAGGATGATTCTTATGTCGATCCAGAACCAATTGATATCAAGGAAACTACTTATTTAGAACAGAGTCATGAAGAACTTGGGGAG GCAGGGGAGGCTGCTCAGACAGAAGAAGtgtctgaagaaaacaaaagtttgATCTGGACACTGTTGAAGCAAGTCCGGCCAGGAATGGACTTGTCCAAGGTTGTACTGCCTACATTTATTTTGGAACCTCGCTCTTTCCTGGACAAGCTGTCTGATTACTACTACCATGCAGACTTTCTGTCTGA agctgctcttgaAGAGAATGCTTACAACCGCATGAAAAAAGTAGTGAAGTGGTATTTGTCAGGATTCTACAAAAAGCCAAAG GGACTAAAAAAGCCGTACAATCCTATACTTGGAGAGACTTTCCGCTGCATGTGGATTCATCCAAGGACAAACAGCAAGACTTTTTATATTGCAGAACAG gTATCACATCATCCTCCAATATCTGCCTTCTATGTTAGCAACCGCAAGGATGGTTTTTGCCTTAGTGGTAGCATTCTGGCCAAATCAAAATTCTATG GGAATTCATTATCTGCCATACTGGATGGAGAAGGACGGCTAACGTTTCTAAATAGGGGAGAAGATTATGTAATGACAATGCCATATGCCCATTGTAAAG gaATTCTTTATGGAACAATGACCTTAGAGCTTGGAGGAACAGTCAACATCACCTGTGAGAAAACTGGCTACAGTGCAACAATTGAATTCAAACTCAAG ccTTTTTTGGGTAACAATGACAGTGTTAACCAAATATCAGGGAAAATTAAGCTTGGCAAAGAAGTTCTGGCTATTTTAGAGGGTCACTGG GACAGTGAAGTTACTATTAGTGACAAGAAGACAGGTGTTTCAGAGACATTCTGGAACCCAACATCTGATATGAAGCAGCGTAGGTTACCTAGATACACTGTGAAGTTTGAAGAGCAAGATGACTTTGAGTCAGAGAA GCTTTGGCAACAAGTgacaaaagcaataaataataaagaCCAAACAGAAGCTACTCATGAGAAATACATTCTGGAAGAAGCTCAGAGAAAGAGTGCCAAAGAGAGGAAACTTAAGGGTGAAGAGTGGACATGCAAGCTGTTTGATCAGGATTCAGTCACAGGAGAATGGCACTACAAATATGCTGA TACCAGACCATGGGACCCTTTGAATGATATGATCCAGTTTGAAAAAGATGGCACAATCCAAACAAAAGTTCGACATCGGACACCAATG GTTACTGTTCCAAAAATCAAACGAAAGCCAGCCAGTCAGAAGAAAGGAGAGTGTGGTTTCTCCTCCCCAGAGCCTGATAACCAGGATTCCTCTGGGAGTGAAG CACAACTTCTGAAGCATAATacaagaataaggaaaaaaggggcAGACCTTGGTGAACTGCAGAGTGCCATTGAGTCTATAAAGGAAACACAGGAAGACATTAAGAG GGAGATCATGGCACTACGAAATAGAGTCACTTCTAATTCATCACCCTGGGACTACCATTCCTTGCAGTTTAAGCACTGTGTCTTCATTATACTCATGGTTCTGCTACAGCTTATCATTAATTTCTTGTTCAAATAA